TCTGTTGGAGATAAAGCAGAAGATTGGAAACTGCTTGATGAAATGAAGGAAAAGGCATCGGGTAAACTGGAGATGGCAGAAACTGCAAGGGATGACATTGCGTTTTTACCTTACACTTCTGGAACAACAGGTAACCCGAAGGCAGTTATGCATTCACATGGTTGGGGATATGCGCACATGCAAACAGCTCCGGCAAACTGGTTGAGTATACAAGATGGTGATACGGTTTGGGCGACTGCAGCTCCTGGCTGGCAGAAATGGGTTTGGAGTCCGTTTTTATCTGTACTCGGTTCTGGCGCTACAGGCTTTATCTATAATGGGAAATTTAATCCTAAAAAATACCTAAGCTTATTAGAAAGCAATAAAATTAATGTATTCTGCTGCACGCCCACAGAATACCGGCTTATGGCCAAATTGGATAACTTATCGGAATATAATCTTTCAGCATTGCATAGTGCGGTATCTGCTGGAGAACCATTGAACCGTGAAGTGATTGACAAATTTGATAAGTATTTTGGCGTAACTGTACGTGATGGATACGGACAAACAGAAAACACGCTGCTTCTTGGATTTTTAAAAGGAATGAAGGTAAAACCGGGATCGATGGGTAAACCTACACCAGGAAATAATGTTCAATTAATCGATGAGGATTGTAATCCAGTTTCTGTTGGAAAAGTTGGAGATATTGCCATTCCGCTTGATACTCCATCACTATTTAAAGCGTATTATAAAGATCCCGAGCGCACCAAAAAATCACAACGAGGCAATTTTTATATTACAGGAGACCAAGCGAAAATGGATGAGGAAGGTTATTTTTGGTTTGAGGGCAGAAACGATGATATTATCGTAAGCTCCGGTTATACAATCGGACCATTCGAGGT
This region of Oceanobacillus sp. FSL K6-2867 genomic DNA includes:
- a CDS encoding AMP-binding protein, whose product is MNKEHLIAPDMYNIVMEIEKYADEADRKAIVWEDEQGNRKEITYQALMQNANRIGNVFLEQGLKKGDKLLVMMPRIIETYEVYLAALKIGIIIIPSSEMLRTKDLQYRITHGEVRAIVSYADYVGQFKDIKEYRELIKYSVGDKAEDWKLLDEMKEKASGKLEMAETARDDIAFLPYTSGTTGNPKAVMHSHGWGYAHMQTAPANWLSIQDGDTVWATAAPGWQKWVWSPFLSVLGSGATGFIYNGKFNPKKYLSLLESNKINVFCCTPTEYRLMAKLDNLSEYNLSALHSAVSAGEPLNREVIDKFDKYFGVTVRDGYGQTENTLLLGFLKGMKVKPGSMGKPTPGNNVQLIDEDCNPVSVGKVGDIAIPLDTPSLFKAYYKDPERTKKSQRGNFYITGDQAKMDEEGYFWFEGRNDDIIVSSGYTIGPFEVEDALTKHPAVKECAVVASPDEIRGNVVKAFIVLQDRESAKNPDLVKELQNHVKQSTAPYKYPRKIEFIEELPKTSSGKIRRVELRQIEKDNA